From the Solea solea chromosome 7, fSolSol10.1, whole genome shotgun sequence genome, the window tcgcgaagttataagagtttcattgtctgttatgaaaaattattattatctccaattttggcgccccctatctcgtacgccatacaatattttaaaaagcttttgataacttttgatgctcaactcgtccacattgatctcaccaagtttgaaggtgatcgcacaaaagctctaggaggagataattgaaatacaagctgtcatattgtctgctgtcaccagggggcgctgttttcgaaatttaatattttcatatagacgtctttagggccggactatcatcaatcctagcaagtttggttcagatcggaccaggattcacgaagttgtagcagtttgattttttgtcccaaaaatccgactttgcgtcgttgccatggcaacaccgttaaacgatttgtcgtcatattgatcacgcatcatctaccatgtgttttgactgttgtcaccaattttcagtgcggtacgattatctgtgtaaaagttattcccgaaatcgtaaaaaaactttttttttgtgtattttctttcaccacaagaaggcgctgttttcaaacttcaccgttttttcatagacgtcttcagccatggcccatcatcaatggtagcaagtttggttcggatcggaccttccatcgcaaagttataagagttttgtttttctgatgcgaaacatcagaatcatcacgaactttgccgccccctatctcgtgcgccatgcgacatttgaaaaaacttttgataccgtgagctcctcaactggtccacagggacctcaccaagtttgaaggtgatcgcacgaaaactctaggaggagttagttcaaataccattgctgcgaattcgccaaaatcgccaaaaaatcgccaatcaacccaagatggcggatttcctgttgggtttggatcatggtcataatgtaattttttcttcatcctgacccactacacatgtgtaccgaatttcgtgcatgtgcgatatttgtgttggtcatggtgaatttggacaggtggcgccgcacttattggcccctcccacattcaattttcgacgcacattccccgaacctttttcagacgtaaatttacaccaggattgatgcggtcacaaaaattggtgagttttggggtatgggaaaggcctcaaaaaggcaattcatttgggggaataataagaataataataataataataataataataatccttccagtttcaatagggttcttgcaaccttgttgctcgaaccctaaaaaaaaagagtccatgTATTGTTTTATCTGCACAAAGCATTTAACATAATATCCAATAATTTAACATTCGCTATATTAATGTTGGAAAAAAATCTAACTGTGATTATTGATGTTTTATCACCCAGCCCGGGTTGACATAACTATTCCCTTCACCATGAAAGCAGGCAATTCAATACATTTCCCTGCAGTCAAGTCAAGGAGCTTGACTACACTGTTCAACTGGACCACGACCATTGTCCCTGTATAAAACCATGAGTGGGCAACTCATACTGAATGAAGTGTGCCCACCTTTGCTCCACAAGGGGGCTGAAacatagagctgcaactaacgagtattttcataatcgattaatctgtcgattattttctcgattaatcgattgggccataaaatatcataaaaccttaaaaatgttgatcggtgttcacaaaccaaaatgattaatttttaatgatttctttgttatccagagcaaagaaattaagaaaatacaaaagcttcaaaccgattatcaaaatagttgtcgattaatttagtaatcgagtaataattgattcatcgatcaatcgtttcagctctactgaaACCCCTTTTTCTTAAGCTGGTTGGTTTCTGGTTTAGCATGCTGTGAGTTGTTTGCATGTCGAGCACCATCTAGAATAATCATTAACTCAAGAAAAAACAATTCTTTAAGCTGGCAGAGTATACAATCTGTCTGcttttcaatcaaaaaaaagtctgaattttgTCAATGTTTTTGATGCATTCATATTCTTCTTCTGGGTATTAGCGGGAGGTGGGAACTATGGCGCATGCTCAGAGCACCAAGGCCACCTTGAGTCTGGTCCGCCTGAAGTATCACATGACATGCAGTAGTAGTAGTCCAACTCCCAATCGCGTATTCTGAGTATTTTTGTCCAACTTTAAGAAATTTGATTGATAAgacaatttcagtcagactaacatgtatttttaaagtcaagttttagtcaaacaaaacaattctgtTTTTTCTAATCTCATGAAAATGCACTGACTGTGTCCCAAAGCTGCCATCAAGTAGTGCTGGAGATAGTGCTGAATCACTTGTGCTGTAGGGCCCCTGTAGCCCACCCattctcttgtctctgtcttacAGAGGCTACATTCTGCTTACTTCAGGCATCACTTCTTTCACCTCCTTTCTCTCATCACCTGTTTCTGGTTGAGCATGAAAAGGAAAACCCACTTGTTTTCTTCATACAACAAAAAGTTTCTGTTAATCAGTCCcaagttgctgttgctgctggtaTGGAACTGTGGCGTGTGTGACTGCAGCAACCGcacaacaataaaagaaatgGCTTGAGATTGTGATGGAGATTTTACTCCATCACTGGCAGTGTGCAGAGTCAATATGACTGATATGTGTGTCACTAGTGATAGCACTAAGTCTATAAGCTCTAACCACATGTCCAGGGTGACAGAGGCTAACAAAATGCTTTGTCATAGTATGGTAAGGGCATTAAGagttaaacatttgttttgttattttcatgATGAGCTTGAGCTCATGTTGAAAATGTAagtgtccaaaaacaaacatcccCTATTCATCTATAGAGGGACCTTTCCATGAATTCccaatatatttaatatacttATAATCAATGTCATGCTCATGAAAGTGATCATTCTAGTTTGTGAAGATTGCCCCTAGTACTGAGAAAATCCATGCCTGCCTGAGTCTGCGATATCTACACTATACTGTATCTCTCCAGCAGACTTTCCTGACTGGAAGTATGTTCAAGCCTCGACTCCAACACggagtcctagtgatttatttgaaGTAGCCTGCATCAGGACCTGAAGGGCTAAAGTAGTGTTGTTTAAGATTCTTATTTTAAATTACTACTTATCCTATTAACAATGCAAAACATTATTTGTTATGCCCAAAGGTACATGTAAAGTTAGAGACACGCGTTATACAACCCATGCTGGCCGGGGACCTTGCTAGTTAGCTGTGCAGCAGAGGACAACTGTACTACTCTCCATTTCCGCTGCTGGATATTCGGttatgtttaaatgtcattCTCAAACCAGAGGCTCCATTTTGATGCGTCTGTCCACTCAGTTAAGTGCGACCAGTGCCTCTGAGCTGTCAGTTTGGAGAGCAAGTAGTTAAGCTAAAGTctttagcatgttagcattgaCGGGGGAGGACAGGACACTGGCTGCGTCTCTTACCGTGACGACATGAATCTCATCAGCTGAACGCCGCCGGTCAAGCCGCAGGCCCGGCATTGTAACCGCTGTCTGTGCGCCGGAAAGCTGCGGCTGGTGTCTGCGATACTCAGTattctgtgtgagtgtttccTGTTGTATGAAGTGACAGAACTCAGCAAACCTCGGCGGAACGCAGAAGCCGCCATCTTTCCAACTCTGGCACCATGGCACGTTCACATACACGCTGTTCTTCACGGATGCTGCTTTCAGGGGAAGGCAGGAACGTCGTAATTCGAGCactaaacaataaacaaacgaCGACCTCAATTTTTAGgcaatgtttttcatttaaggTGTAGTATTACTGTATtccatacatatatgtgtatggtACAATAACTTGAGATGAATTCCATGAATGACTTTCATCATTTTTAGGATTACCGTGCggttatatttttatatatttattcatcaAGTATTTTCTGTTATGATGACCATAAGTATTTGTCATCTGTAAGTGAGTTATCACGGAGCACAAATAATTTTTCTGGaacgtttcatttcatttttcacacaATCATTGCATGACGGGTCTCTTAACGTCTTCGACGCTTGGTTTTACGACATTATGAATGGACAGTGAAGGCACCAAAACGTACGGCGAGAAAGATTTAATTTTGATATTTAGCAAAACACGTAATGCCATGAATACCGATTAAATGTGGATAGTTATTAAAgattgtcattttaaacaaatgtgcaattaaaaccacagaaaaaaaatacagttaatCACGTGAACGGCTACGTCATCGTGTCACAAGGTAAACAACATGGCGGCTTACTTGGTTTTATATTTCTGCTCCTAGCTAATGTTTAAACGTTGTTTGGTGTTTAAAATATAGTCTTCGTATCATATTTTTTATAACAAGCACTGATTAACAGAGGAAAAGCCCTGACAGGTGTTTATTTACAGCTTCATGTGAAACAGTCGGACTTGCTAGTCATCTCTGTTGAAACCATGGCCTCATCGTTTGTCGTTGGGAATCAGTTCAGAGACAAAGTGACTGAGTTACTGGGGAAAACAGACTCGTCTTTGCCGCAAAGACTGAGAGAAGAACTGGAGGAGATTGTTCAAAAGCCACAACCGTCAACTTTGTCCTTCACTACAGCCAGAAAACTCAAGAACTACCTTCAAGAGCAAAGTAAAATGAAGCATCTGACACGTTTATGTTTATAGTGACTAATTGTACTGTCTAATGATAATTTATGTTAAAAGTCAGTCTGCGGGAAAGCATGCAATGCACCTTTGAAGCTGTAAAGCTAGAGTTAAATCATTTATGctcatttgttttaatcatggttttgtttgtttttctctagATCATCCTTTCTACCTGCATGAGTTGTTGGAGGACAGCTCATTGCACCTTCCTGAGGTTGTGAAGCCTCCCAGGGTTagtggattcattcattcatcctcaaaaatcacattttcttcagGATTAATAAAGTAAACCATTTTCTCCACTGCTTGTCCTTGGGGGGAGAGCTGAGCAGGTCCACCCTGGCTTTATCACCAGCTTTTCACAGatccaacatacagagacaaaacatACTCACATAACCTGGCCAACAATAACATGACCAACCCTCACGTAGGTCATGTTATAGTTAGTCTGTAGTCTATAGTCTGTTTACCAGATAACCTGTATTTACTCATTTAGCAACTTGCAATTTTTTTGAGAACATtcaaaaattttatttttttctaacaaatatctgttaaaacattttttaaatcaaattaaaaataaaacgatTACATTTCATCCtttcaggtttttaaatcaATTGGAGAATAATTAATTCTCAAGCCCTACCTCTTACTCTAATAGCATTTACTCCACATTTTTTAACTATAACTGAATTGTATTACACAAGAGGCAAAgggcagaaaacaaataaagtttttttttaattgaatggaATTAATCTATGCCTCTCTCTTTTACTGCAGAACCCTGAGCTGGTCGCACGTTTGGAGAAGATCAAAGCCAAACTGGCCAATGAGGAATACAGTAGGATCACACGCAATGTCAACACACAGGTAAAtctccttccatccatccattttctaccactttatatTATCAGGGTTCCCAGGGGCCCTTCAAAGTAAATAGACATGGATCATGGAAAGTGCTTTAATTTTGGGCAAGAAataagttaagttgatattaaaatgtctggtaaatgtctcccttgtttgttacaacaccgcctactgtttcatgccctgtaTTGCTTgttgtacgtagactaggcctaagCAAACACCAAGTCTCTTATCAGGGACAATGCAGTGAGACATAGTGGACATAAAGTGCATCTGATGTACTGCACATAGAGTATATAGCAATTTGCTAGTTTGTAACTCCTGTCCCTAGCTAGGCTTTTCAGATTTAAAAAGAgtatcacatgtacagtaaacatgACAATAATATAAGACCGTATAAACACCCATTTATAAGACCTACAGTATTTCTCATCTAACTAATCCAatgtaaaaatgcacacacCTACACTGAATACACTTTACAGTTCAACCTTATTTAGACTATGTTTTGAGTTTTGAAAtcttttatcagttttatttcattagGCATCACTGCAGAacatgctgcaaatcaataaaaaatactAGTGGACACATGGGAGAAGCAACTCTTACAAGATCTTACGCTTATGTTTACAGTAAAGAAGAAACTATGAGCTTACAAACAGGATGGTGTTTGTAAGAAATATTTTTCACTAGATTTTTTGCATCTACAAATCGTCTAGTCGCCTGCACCCACTGAATAAATTAACATGGTAAATTACGACATTGCTTGAGCCACTAACACTAAGAATTTGACATAATGTGACTCATGAAAATTTTCTCTGTCACCAGGAAATCAACAGAAGTGGAACATTAGCTGACTTTGGACGTGAAGGTTAGTCACATGTCTCACTCACATCAGCTGATTTCCTTTAGTGTCTATGCAGTGACTCAATTCTGTACGTCTGTGGCTCAGAATGGTCATGGTTTGATCCCTGATTCATCCAGTCATTTGTCAAAGACAAGAGGAGTGTGGCATATAGATCCAAACCATTCACcgtttgtctttctctctgcagtGAGATCGGTCAAGGCAGTGGTGGTGACTGTATTCAACTTTCTGGTCACTGTGATTGCAGCTTTTGCCTGTTCCTACATGGGCAGTCAGTACCTGTTCACTGAGACTACAGCGGTAAGACAACATCTAATCTTATGCCACACACAGCTCAGTCCAGAGCAATCCAATACCACAGACATGTCATTATCTCCACCCATGTAATAGTCGTTatggttttttgggggggggtttttgttgcattttttgtTACACAACATCATTTAACACTTCAGCACAACACGATTAAGTATGTAGTATTGATTCACGTGTATCACCTGCTAAAGTGGCAGTGTATTTGTGGTTGTATAAGGTACTGACCCTTGCACAATGTAACagctcactgaaaacatggctgtgagTGGAACCATCAACAGAATTTTTGCCAATTAATAAAAGACTGAGCTAACGAAATCTACTCCTGCTTAAATCTATGATGTCCTAAGATTATGTCACCATGAGACAGcattttccaactggaaacttaagtttgtgaaccacacactctcctgcaccaaagtccatagagaaatccaggagctgctggtctactgctgccttgtttagtACGTTTGTGCCGCTTAGGTGAATTCAAATGCaggatttaaaacactgaagtgacactTTTAAATTTACTGAAGGAGACAACAGTGTTTCGTGATATAAAATCACAAGTCTTTCAGTTTTGTGTCTGAAAAGGGTAATGGTGAGATGAACCATTGAACATATTCTTGACATATCATAGACTTATGTAACTTTTCGATAGGAGGCTCAGCTAATCAGTTTGTCTTGTGTTATATATGTTATACTGTGACAGTATTTATACAGCCACACTAACACCTTAACTTAATCAACTTAAAGTTGCCTTTGTTACCTAACATTGACTCTTCTGGGTTGTTTTGCAGAGAGTGATATCAGCTGTGATTGCTGCCTCTGTAGTCGGTCTTGCTGAGTTGTACGTCCTGGTCCGGACCATGGAGGGAGAACTTGGGGAACCATAGCAGCCATGCACAATACGGAGGAACTCCAGCCAGATATTTGACTTCACTGTAAAAAATGACTGAgagttttgtcttttatttgtgaGAGACAAAATACCTTTTCTGTGACTTGTTTACTCAGAAATGTCTGCTTAATGTGACATTCCACTTATCCAGATTCAAATCTAAATATGAAGcagttttcttatttatttcttttcatatttgtcCTGAAATAACTTttggttctctctctcctcttttgaTTCTCAcatataattgttttttatttttaataaaatcatCAGTGCTAACTGAAGAGCTTTAAGTTGCAGTTTATATTCCCTTGTAGAGTGAATCGACTTCACCTCTACTCTGAATAATGCTGTAGGTACTGTATGTGCTAAGGCTGCaattaaagattattttcataattgattaatctttCGATTTTTTTTCTCGATTAACCaattacttgtttggtctgtaaaatgtcaaatgtttatCGGTGTTTgccaaatgttttgtttcaaaaatTTCAAAGTCATAGTTCAGGTTGTTttaccttcttgctgtgaggcaacaatgccgGTCACTTCCTCACTGTGTGccctatatacagtattttcaattaAAGTGATGTATTTATTACTAGCTAATAAATgcatgaaacaacaacaaaaaaaactaacttcGTTTTAGTGACTTAgtaacatttatcaagtttctgagagcaAAAATATGTTATTTCTTACAATTGGCTGATtcataaatgataataaaagatGATTTGACAAACATCCCTGATGAAGACAATTAGGGGAAACTGAAATTTCTGTTGGATAGTTGTTTTTCAGGCtgcttttgctgtgttttgcttgtttttcatatttcagCTCCTGTAAATAGCCTGTCATATGTGACATCAGTAAGtaataatcatttaatcatcacctatcactttatcctccacatgagtgtcgctggagctaatcccagctgacacagggtgaaaggagGGGAAACCCTGGACAGGGCGTTGCAgggtaaacacacagagaccaaCCATTCACCTGCACGGGGAGATCATGCAGACTCTGGTACCAGGTGACAAACCTGGGTTTGTTTTGCtctaaggcaacagtgctagccactatgcCGTCATGTGACCCTTCAGGAATATtgtcaaataaatcattttattacCAATTTCCACCTGACAGATCTGCTGTAGTGATCAGTGCCTGGGTTTGAAGTGAACTATAAACcaccaaaaatacaaacaaaacaatagcaAGAATCGAGATAAAATACTTAACGTCCCCAGAACAATAACACGTTATTTCCCAATTACAGTTTGACGCAGCTGATCGCTTTTCTCTGATCTCCTCTCCAGCTATGACTTCATATTTTTCGTAAACTATCACCATCCTCCTCTTGTCAAGTTCTGTCATATCAGTGGTAGGATTAAAAGCTGAAACTACATCtggaatacaaaataaaagtatcgTCCTAAGATCTGAGATTTGACACCCGGATTAAAGGTTTATTGAAAGATTATTTGGTATTAAAGCTTACTGTGATATGCAGGGATCTCTGTCCAGTGCTGGACGGATAGTGGGTGCTACTGTCTGTATTATATTTCTCATGTAATATTTCAAAACTTAAATCCAGGCAGAATTGCAGAGCCAGTAAGCTGATAGACTCTGAGCTCTGGCTTTaattttgttcttatttttttctttttattattgtctaACCCTGCTGATGCTTAATatgaaaaaacaatattttgacttgaaaaataattattctTGTCATGGTATCTGTCTTAACCACAAGGAATCATTTTAATCAGGATGTTTTGAAAGATAATACTTGCAGGGTCGCAGCATTAAACATGTCACGGTTCAGCTTAGAGTGAGAAAACAGGAACCAGCATCTGTGAGACAAATCTATGACATGAACACAGAGAAGACAAGTGGCTGATTCTATCAAACACTGATGTACTGATGAATATTACAAACCACCAGACAGGAACAACTGTGCTGTACGTGGCTCTTTTTAGGACAAACATAACCTTTcttcaaacaaaaaatataaattatagaCTGTTAATGTCTATTTATTACAATGAAACACCGCTGGCAAGTGGAGGCCGACTCAAAAACTATACATTCTACCACGTCTGTACGTCTGTTTGTCTGCAATTTAGAAAGCTTGAAAAACTAGTTAGAAGGCGAGTAAAAAGGCTTCTACATGGCTAAATGTGCAATGATAATATAAACATCTATTTCAAGAGGTGTGTAATAAGGGGGTTACGATCTGaaactgtaaacaaatgtttgttttcgaATTATTCATTAGCCAAATAGCATTTAGCCGTCATTTTTACCCATTCCAAATTCAAACGGCAAACTAAAATACTGTACTCTGTCTAACATGcaatgatgttattattctactACTACGAAAACTTTGaaagtaaatgtattattgCATGTTAGCAGTACGGAGCCTAAATCTAACATGCTAATGAACAATTCAAATAGACCTACACAATTTTGGCTAATGTATAAACACTAGAATGTTGgctaaagataataataatgaaatagaTACAATAGATGTAGATACAATAGATGCTGACCGCATAGATAATTAGTGAcctaaaagtatatatatataaatcaatgAAATCATCAGTTGTAACTGACTAAAATAGTTAGCTAAAAGTAGCCTAATTGATGAATTGTTAAAATATCTAAGCTAATGAATATtcgatttttatttatatttttaaaaaaggcctaaataacaacatatatgaCTTGAAAATGTCCTAATAGAGTTAATGGTCATAGATTACTACTATCACGGTTTTACTCATTTGTAGACAATGTATTTTGATGTACCTGCAGTGTAGCTTCATTATAGCAGTATATGAATTTTAGCTATACTGCCTAGCATAGAGTATGAAGTATTCCAATATAAAGTTGCAGTATTGTCAATGCATTACTGTAGAAACCAACAAAACAGCTGTCTTTAATGACTGATAATAG encodes:
- the tmem199 gene encoding transmembrane protein 199; amino-acid sequence: MASSFVVGNQFRDKVTELLGKTDSSLPQRLREELEEIVQKPQPSTLSFTTARKLKNYLQEQNHPFYLHELLEDSSLHLPEVVKPPRNPELVARLEKIKAKLANEEYSRITRNVNTQEINRSGTLADFGREVRSVKAVVVTVFNFLVTVIAAFACSYMGSQYLFTETTARVISAVIAASVVGLAELYVLVRTMEGELGEP